The Pasteuria penetrans genome segment TGTTGGTTATTATGGCGGTGATGGTGCCGTTTCACGGGTTCATGAATTTGATTTATCTACCGATGGTACAGCCTTGGTTACAAAAAAGTATACCTCTTTGGACAGAAGGAGGACTTTTTCGTATTCATGATTTCATAATTTTTTCAATTGCAGTAATTTTAATAGCAAGATTTGTTTTTCTTGGACCTGGGGTCCGGTGTGTTAAGAAAGTTGCCTAGAAGGCTGTACGCCGTGGTTACTTGCGAGTCTGCATAGAGTTTATATACAAAAATTTTATATATTTTTATGTAATTGGCTAACTTCTTCCTCCCCATAGCGCGGGTCCGTTGGGAAGACAAGGGGCTTGGGAAGATCCAGGAAGGAGCACACAGCCCCGCCTTGCCCTAAATGGGGAAAACGAGGATCCAGGACCTTCCCCTGCAAGGGATTTCAACCGGGGTAACTAAGACAGGTCCAACCAAGGAATTCTACGTGGAAGGAACACAAGGGACCGTACAATTTTTGGTGGGAATGTCCTATCTATAAATCTAGCCTCACCTTTTGGTAAAGGGGTTTCCGTACTTTAATGGTTACGGAACCAGGAGGACCTAGGATGGTCCCTATTTTTTTATGGTTCATGAGGGCTGTTCGCACCCCTCTTACTAGAGTATTTGTACAAATCATCAGTACCCCCTTCCTCCAACCCAACCATTGGGGGTGCCGAAGAATCCAAAGTTTGATATGGACAAATCATAGGCAAGACAACAAAGCGACAATAGCGTTAAAGCACCAAGGATAGCCCAAAGTAGGCCATCTTTGACATCGCCATGGGACCGTAACACACCCCTCCCCTGCGTATCACAATCATAATTGAATATCTCTAGATAATTGCAAGGAGATGCACAAAATAAATTTTTTAAAAAATCGGAAATAGAATGAACTCTGGGGAAGGATCTCAAGAAAACACGGCGCTGACCTAAAAGAAGATGGGCCCAGGAAGGTAGGACGCGGGAAAATCGAGCCCAGGTATACACCAAAATACATTGAAGTATCATATCTAAGTGAAGAGGATTGATACCAGAAACAAAATGGGGAACGAAATGAAACAAATGCAGGGGTGACAAATACCCTGATAGGCACATAATGATTTGTCTATTGACAAAATTCACATCGATGCCCTGCACCCCCAACCAGTGTTCCTCTTGCCAAATTCTCCCGCGTAAGGCAGCCATCCATCCTATTGTGCCTAGTGTCAACAACCATACGGAAGGAAAGATCCATAAGAATACACATGTCATAACCAAAAAACATAACGCCCCTCCCCATGAAACCAAGTACCACCCCCCCCTTCTCCATAAACTATGTTGTACTATAGCACGCCGACAATGTTCCCGGTCTGTGGACCACTGAATCATCTGTCTAGCAGCTACCTGGAGGAGGAATCCACCATTCTTTTTTCTTTCCTTTTTCAACCAAAGAACCACCATAATAGAAAAATATATATAACAAAAGGAACTCACTATCAATGGTGTTCCATACTTTGACACGATCCGTCCCTTTTCTACCATGTAAAGTGACATATGAAGAAAAAGTAAAAAATGAAAGAAAAAGCTAATCCAACCCCAACGCGCCACAACGAATCGTATAGGGTAACAAGGATCTTTATCCCCGGGCGACCCAATCATTGAAGTATATAGTCGTCTCCCCATTCCCTTTCCCCCCGAAACTATGGAAATACCTACCTTCTCAATCCCTTACCTTAAACCACAACCGGTTCCATTCCCATTCAACTCCCAGTTTTCGGTCCCCCACGGTCAACTATTTCGACATTTGCCCTATGGTGACACAGAGTAGGATCAATCTCCATTTTCTGTATCATAATTCCCACATTCGTAATCCATAACTCGTCCCTCCGACCTTATGACAACAACCCCCTAGTTTTCCTTCTCCACACCGATTCTCCAAACGGGGCTATAGGACCCTGGCAAGTGCGCGGGTAAATCACAACCACTAGTGGAGCAAATCCATTTGGAGAATACCGCGCCCCGAGTAAGACTGGCATCTCAGCCAACCCTCTCACGCCGAGTAGGGATGGCATCTCAGAGCCAACCCTCTCACAGAACCACACGTACTACTCTCGCATTATGTGGCTCTTATGGTCCCATGGGATTTTGCCCATTCAGAACCCCAGTCTGGTGTTACGTTCTCCGTGCCTTCCTCTGCTGTGTCCTATCCGGGTTCCAATCCAATGTTGCCTGGTCCAACTTGCGATCATCTCTTTGCTTCGGATTGTACATCGGCTGGTCCAGGCAAACCATTTAACCCCTCCACTCCACCCTCATCACAAGAGTTTCTTCGCCCTAACTTTATTCAATGATAGTAATAAAACCATCGCAATGAGGATGTAGCGAATGTAGCGAGGGCTTTGAATTACCCGGCTTGATCCAGCCAACGCACAATCCAAAATTAGGGGGATCACCGTAAAATGAACCAAACGACATTGGGTCAAAACTCGAACAGATACAGCAAAAAAAGGGTACTGCACTGCAGGAACGCGACATCAGACTGGCACCCGAACAGTGTATTTACGTGTAGTTCTGTAAGAAGGGTGGGTTGGCTGAAGTGCCAACTTCGCCCGACAATCGTTCCCAACAACCGTTATTTATGAATACTATTCACGAACAAAATCGATCACAGACATAGGCACTACCCATACCATAAGCTATCGCCGCACGAACCCCTAACTTGCGGAATGGAGGACAGAATACGCCGGTGATATTGCCCCTTTGGTTGTAATCTACCCCCGGTTGATTTTCTTGGGAATCAAAACCGAGTAACTCCCCAGCACCCCCCTATCCCCCCTCCTTAAATACATACCAGACGAAAAAAACAAATTCTGGCCCCCCAGGACCCGGAAATTCAGTCCCGGGAATGGGGGATGAATCATTGTTCGATAGACCGGATACCCCAGTGTAGGGTCCTGTGTTTACATTCGCCTAGATTCGAAATCTCCCCCCCTATGTGGTAACAATACGACAACTCTACCGCAACGCAGTCGATTCTGTCATAATTTCCAAGAGTTTGTCAACAACATCTTTGAATTTATTTTTATAAAATTTTATAAGAGTGTGCGAAAAACCTTTTACAAAGAGAGAAAATGGGATATTTTGGTTGCATCCCAAATTTGGTGTGCGCAAAAGGGATAAAATAGGAACCATCTCCTATGATCCCCCAGCGATTTCGGAGGTTCAACAAAAAACAACCGATCGTACGAAATTTTCATATGCACCCTTCCATAAAGGGGTACCTTCCAAAGTACTTACGCAGAAGATACTTAAAAATACTGTTTTTATAATCATAAATAATATAAAAATTTACCATAAATATAATTTAATTTTATAAAAATATTCCAATAAATATGATGTTTTTTCTGCAGGGGCACCTAAAACGTATTGGAAAAAAATAGGCCCCATCCCATCCTTGAAATCAGAATTGGGGGGAAAATCCCCAACCATGATATTCCAAGCCCGGGGGTGGGGCAAAGTCCAGTAATACAAGGATTCAACTATCCTCCCGATGACCTCTTTCCCTCGCTATCGGACGCACATCCTTTGGGTAAACGAAACAACCATTTTTTAAAAAACCCTCGTAAATCCTTATTGGACTGGTTTTCTACCAATCGAATGAAGTCACACCCTGTAGCATTTTTATAGCGATATTGGCGATGATACTCTTTCATAATAGAAAATAACTTTTCCATACCCCCTATCTCCTTAGATAACATGAATAGCATCATGGAAGAGCGTGTATAAACCATAGGATGGAAGGTAGCAGGGGAATGATGATAAACATCATCGACAGGGGTCACCGCGGTAAACTCATTTGCTTTATCTGTCTGATTTACTACTTCTCTTATCACATTCGGAATGAAAAAGTCATCCTTTCCCACCACATCTCGTTCATACATAACAGCAGAAAAGGTCGTTAAACCTTCATCCAACCAGGGTTCACGGACTTGATCATTGCCCACAAACCCGTACCACCACTGATGGGCAATTTCATGAGACCCTACAGTCGCTCCTGTTTTTGCCTTCTTCTCCGATGGGGCAACCGCTGTCACAAAACCTGGATATTCCGCACCACTGAACCCAGAGTTATCCTTGATAGTCAACACAACATCCAATTCATCCGTAACTTCATCACGGTAAGAACCGAATTTTTCACTAAAGTAGCGCAAACTAGAAACGGCTTCACCTTGCATTGCATTGGCTACTGACTTCGTCACTCCTGGGGGAAACCAGAGATTGACACGCACACCATCCATCGTACCGGTAACACCCTGATACTCCGAGGAAATCAGGGCCGCAAAATCACGTCCTCTTGCCCTTGATACCTTTTGTGCCCCATGCTCCGCGGATACGGGATTCCTACCCGTAGACACAACACGATAACCCTGGGTTGCATCCCAAATTTGGTGTCAGGGCCCCACAGGGGCCCTTTTTTGTCCTTCCCGCGTCGTCTAATGACCCGTCTCTGAATCTATTTTTTTATTAATTATTTCAATCTAATATATAATAAAATCTAAATTGACCCTAATTACCATATATATCCATTTTCCCCCATTACTTTTCCTCCACGTAGAACCCCTTTGTTTGGACCTGTCTTAGTTACTCCCGGCTGAAATCCCTTGCGGGGGCAGATTTTTTCCTACGGATCCTTGTTCCCCGCGCAGGGAGCCCCAACGGACTCCTCTTCCCCTGAAAAGGGCCCTTCGCCCCCTAACCATTACTTGTGTTTCCCCAAATTAGTGATGATCCCAAGGTTCCCTACCTATCCTGTTTTTTTATTGTGCGATACCAAAAATATCATAGACAAAATTACTTGCAAATATTATAATATCTATTATAAATTTCTAAATTTATAATAGATAGGGTGACACAACACCATGAGTGATCAAAATTCTGGCCCCATTCACTGGACATGTGAAGAAGATATGCGCTCTTTCTTACAATACCGATTGAAATATCTGCAAAAAAGGGGGAGTTCGTTCAAGGAGGCTATTTTGCATTTGGAGCGAGAGCTTTCCAAAGATTCCAATATTGGTTTGCATGCTTTTTCCAAGGCTTTCGAGTGGTTGGTTGATCATGAGTGTGATCATTACCGACGACAGGAGCTGCAAGAGAGGAGTCCTGACGGTTCCGGTACGATGATTCGCAGAAACGGTTACAGGAAAAGAATCATACAGACAGGTTGCGGTTCTATCACGATTTTCTTTCCTAAATTACGGGAGGGAGGATTCGAATCCGTTCTTGTGGAGCGTTATCAGAGATATACCCACTGTTGGTTGGAGAAATTGTACCCCCTCCGTGCTGATTGTGTATCCCTGCAGGATTTGTCGAGACGATCCCCGTTGTTATGCCATAGTGATATCCCACGCTCCACTCTTTCTCGTCGGTTTAGACGCTATTATGATTCCTATCTAAGTGTATGGAATCAACGTTCCCTACAAGGTAACAGCTATAGCTTCGTTCAAGCAGATGCTACCTACACTTATGTTCGTGGTAGGGGATCCGTAGCCGTATATATCGTCATGGGATTCAGCAACCGAAATGGTGTTCGCATTCAAGACATTTTGTACTATGGGATCGATCAGCCAGAATGTGTTCAGACCTGGCGCAAGGTCTTTCAAAACCTCCGTTCACGCGGTTTACATACAATACCCCTGATCACTACAGATGCCCATGACGGCCTCATACAGGCCATACAAGAGGAGTACCCCCTGTCTGATTGGCAACGTTGTATAGCTCATTGGACCCGAAATCTGCGAAAGGCAGCCCTAAAGAGGGATCATCTCCCTATCGCGGAGTGGGGATCTCTCTCAGAAAGAATTCGTGAGGAGGTTTGGGAAGCCCCCAACCGGGAAGTGGCCCATAAGGCGTCCATGGAGATCTATCATGAATACCGCTCTCTTGCGCCTCGTACCATGAGGATTTTTCGAAGGGGGTTGCCCCAGATTACGATTCATCTTCGCCACGATGGAAATGATCGCGTGGCCTGTCGTACCACCAATATCACGGAACGATGGAATGGGGAAATCAAACGTTTCACAAAAAAGGTTCGCTGCCATCCGACCTTGGGTGCCCTTCATCAAACGGTGGGTCTTTGCGTCCTAAAACACAGCAGAAAACAACGGGAAAAAGCCATGCGAAGGACGGGTTGATTATACTATTCTAAAATGTTAT includes the following:
- a CDS encoding IS256 family transposase, with amino-acid sequence MSDQNSGPIHWTCEEDMRSFLQYRLKYLQKRGSSFKEAILHLERELSKDSNIGLHAFSKAFEWLVDHECDHYRRQELQERSPDGSGTMIRRNGYRKRIIQTGCGSITIFFPKLREGGFESVLVERYQRYTHCWLEKLYPLRADCVSLQDLSRRSPLLCHSDIPRSTLSRRFRRYYDSYLSVWNQRSLQGNSYSFVQADATYTYVRGRGSVAVYIVMGFSNRNGVRIQDILYYGIDQPECVQTWRKVFQNLRSRGLHTIPLITTDAHDGLIQAIQEEYPLSDWQRCIAHWTRNLRKAALKRDHLPIAEWGSLSERIREEVWEAPNREVAHKASMEIYHEYRSLAPRTMRIFRRGLPQITIHLRHDGNDRVACRTTNITERWNGEIKRFTKKVRCHPTLGALHQTVGLCVLKHSRKQREKAMRRTG
- a CDS encoding M1 family aminopeptidase, with amino-acid sequence MSTGRNPVSAEHGAQKVSRARGRDFAALISSEYQGVTGTMDGVRVNLWFPPGVTKSVANAMQGEAVSSLRYFSEKFGSYRDEVTDELDVVLTIKDNSGFSGAEYPGFVTAVAPSEKKAKTGATVGSHEIAHQWWYGFVGNDQVREPWLDEGLTTFSAVMYERDVVGKDDFFIPNVIREVVNQTDKANEFTAVTPVDDVYHHSPATFHPMVYTRSSMMLFMLSKEIGGMEKLFSIMKEYHRQYRYKNATGCDFIRLVENQSNKDLRGFFKKWLFRLPKGCASDSEGKRSSGG